The proteins below come from a single Oscillatoria sp. FACHB-1407 genomic window:
- the ftsY gene encoding signal recognition particle-docking protein FtsY, which yields MSFNWFNRPQNPPSSDANSDTQPSEQPSTSTDISTEAAGTTEGAIDSNYLEWAKAAYKNIQKKQAEAATSTPSEPTTTEAAPDLPEASPADLPVTADSPMVETEETPETAIASEVVAPDLEPATSTPPEATEEQSPTASPETNAAEQSALPFWMKAEAERQERLERLKAEAIVEPEPETRQTAPTTSDAVPELPLDENFVWSAQVLAAQGRRPDQVDIEEITWLKRLRQGLDKTRRSLVNQLRAIVGQGPLNQDAVIEIESLLLQADVGVEATDFIIESLQNRLRQEALPPEQAIAYLKEILRGMLDTPGGKPYNPTFAPEKETLNIWLITGVNGAGKTTTIGKLAHIAQKSGYRCLIGAADTFRAAAVQQVKVWGDRSNVEVIANPGKNTDPAAVVFDAITAAQARDTELLLIDTAGRLQNKKNLMDELSKIRRIIDKKAPNAHIESLLVLDATLGQNGLRQAEVFSEAAQLSGVVLTKLDGTAKGGIALAVVQQLGLPIRFIGVGEGIEDLRPFSSYEFVEALLSG from the coding sequence ATGTCTTTCAACTGGTTTAACCGCCCCCAAAATCCTCCATCGTCTGATGCCAACTCTGACACCCAACCATCAGAGCAACCATCCACCTCAACCGATATCTCAACTGAAGCGGCAGGCACCACGGAGGGAGCAATCGACTCTAACTACTTAGAGTGGGCAAAGGCAGCGTACAAAAATATTCAGAAAAAGCAGGCAGAAGCGGCGACCTCCACTCCTTCGGAGCCGACTACGACTGAAGCGGCTCCTGACCTGCCGGAAGCATCACCTGCTGATCTACCAGTGACAGCCGATTCGCCTATGGTTGAAACGGAGGAAACACCTGAAACAGCGATCGCTTCAGAAGTTGTAGCACCTGATTTGGAACCCGCAACCTCAACCCCTCCAGAGGCGACTGAGGAGCAATCGCCAACGGCTTCTCCTGAAACCAATGCAGCAGAACAAAGTGCCCTGCCCTTTTGGATGAAAGCTGAAGCTGAGCGGCAGGAACGATTGGAGCGGTTGAAGGCAGAGGCGATCGTTGAGCCTGAACCAGAAACTCGTCAAACTGCACCAACAACCTCTGATGCAGTTCCTGAGTTGCCATTGGATGAAAACTTCGTCTGGTCTGCTCAGGTGTTGGCGGCTCAGGGTCGTCGTCCCGATCAGGTAGACATCGAAGAAATTACCTGGCTGAAGCGATTGCGTCAGGGGTTAGACAAGACCCGTCGTAGCCTGGTGAACCAGTTGCGGGCGATCGTTGGTCAGGGACCGCTTAATCAAGATGCGGTCATCGAAATCGAATCCTTGCTATTGCAAGCCGATGTTGGGGTTGAAGCCACTGATTTCATTATCGAGTCATTGCAGAATCGCTTACGCCAGGAAGCATTGCCCCCGGAACAAGCGATCGCGTATCTGAAAGAAATTCTGCGCGGTATGTTAGACACCCCCGGCGGCAAACCCTACAACCCCACTTTTGCTCCCGAAAAGGAAACGCTGAACATTTGGCTGATTACCGGGGTGAATGGAGCCGGAAAGACAACCACCATTGGCAAGTTGGCGCATATCGCTCAAAAATCAGGCTATCGCTGTCTGATCGGGGCAGCCGATACCTTTCGGGCAGCGGCGGTACAACAGGTGAAGGTGTGGGGCGATCGCAGTAATGTCGAGGTGATTGCTAACCCCGGCAAAAACACCGATCCCGCTGCGGTGGTGTTTGATGCGATCACAGCGGCTCAAGCCCGTGATACAGAACTTCTATTAATTGACACCGCCGGACGGTTGCAGAACAAGAAGAACCTGATGGATGAGTTGAGCAAGATTCGCCGCATTATCGACAAAAAAGCTCCCAATGCTCACATCGAGTCTCTGCTGGTATTAGACGCCACATTAGGACAAAACGGTCTGCGTCAGGCAGAAGTTTTTTCAGAAGCGGCTCAGTTAAGTGGGGTTGTCCTGACTAAGCTAGATGGCACCGCCAAAGGGGGAATCGCACTCGCTGTTGTGCAGCAGTTGGGATTGCCAATTCGCTTTATTGGGGTAGGCGAAGGCATTGAAGACCTGCGCCCCTTCTCAAGTTATGAATTTGTCGAAGCCCTCCTCAGCGGTTGA
- a CDS encoding PAS domain-containing sensor histidine kinase: MNMPPSQQSQPSHSTDAPGNSHQPTAEPLESQLYTAKLQIGQFLTIFPAAACIANSDGKITDCNQKWLDLMLEQNGASGGEIAAKQLLGSVCDLIGFSDRDRFLKHWQQANESKKEFNFSCQHPLVSGQTQHIHLKFVPTVENGVVKAWIGICQPFSIHSSDHNRLGKPVALEETNAQPQAKASMEGHFLNIMSHELRTPLNAILGFSQLLLRQRQSSLTLTQADMVQRILKNAYQLLTLVDDVLCLSQLEAGYLSLKVETFDIAQVVSAVIDEVKAQANRQHIVLISQLEVANPLVVNDLSRLRQLLLKVLCNAIKFTELGEVHITLSELSSDRLYLMIRDTGIGIKQEDLPLIFERFRQVDQTIARRYSGAGLGLAIAHRLVELMQGSITITSELQQGTTVMIELPRQVRASG, translated from the coding sequence ATGAATATGCCTCCCAGTCAACAATCTCAACCATCTCATTCAACAGATGCCCCCGGTAACTCACACCAACCGACCGCAGAGCCCCTAGAGTCTCAATTGTATACAGCCAAGTTGCAGATCGGGCAATTTTTGACCATATTTCCTGCGGCGGCGTGTATTGCTAATTCCGACGGAAAGATTACAGATTGTAATCAAAAGTGGCTCGATTTAATGCTGGAGCAAAACGGTGCTTCGGGTGGAGAGATTGCTGCTAAACAATTGCTAGGCAGTGTTTGTGATTTGATTGGTTTCTCTGATCGCGATCGCTTCTTAAAGCACTGGCAGCAAGCAAATGAGTCGAAAAAAGAATTTAACTTTTCCTGTCAACATCCGCTCGTTAGCGGACAGACACAACATATACATCTCAAATTTGTCCCAACGGTAGAAAATGGTGTGGTGAAAGCCTGGATCGGGATTTGCCAACCGTTTTCGATTCACTCATCCGATCACAACAGGTTGGGAAAGCCTGTGGCTTTAGAGGAGACGAACGCTCAACCTCAGGCTAAAGCTTCAATGGAAGGGCACTTCTTAAACATCATGTCCCATGAGTTGCGAACCCCACTCAACGCCATCCTGGGATTTTCGCAATTACTCCTGCGTCAACGCCAATCTTCACTAACCTTGACGCAGGCTGATATGGTACAGCGCATCCTCAAAAATGCTTACCAATTGCTAACTCTGGTTGATGATGTTCTATGTTTGTCACAGTTAGAGGCGGGATATTTATCGTTGAAGGTCGAAACCTTTGATATTGCTCAGGTGGTTTCAGCGGTGATTGATGAAGTCAAGGCTCAAGCCAACCGCCAACACATCGTACTCATCTCACAGCTAGAGGTCGCTAATCCCTTAGTGGTGAACGATCTGAGTCGCCTCCGCCAATTGCTGCTGAAAGTGCTGTGTAATGCGATTAAATTTACCGAGTTGGGTGAGGTTCACATTACTCTGAGCGAGTTGTCGAGCGATCGCCTGTACTTGATGATTCGAGACACAGGTATTGGGATCAAGCAAGAAGACCTGCCATTGATCTTTGAGCGATTTCGCCAGGTTGATCAAACCATTGCACGGCGTTACTCTGGTGCTGGGCTAGGATTGGCGATCGCCCACAGGTTGGTCGAGCTAATGCAGGGCAGTATTACCATTACCAGCGAACTCCAACAGGGAACAACGGTCATGATTGAGTTGCCTCGGCAGGTTCGTGCGTCAGGATAG
- the nusB gene encoding transcription antitermination factor NusB: protein MQARRIARELALLSISQLSSNTEKLQTQQLQQLLLAAVRTLLTEIQDTLETASAELERGSDRLLSSETRAVDVRSARAMVKESIDLAQTAINRLGTAIELPELIQLANQQEVRDYALDLLTYMQNNRDEINRVLSENMVEWKLERLARIDQDILRIAVTEILYLGTPDKVAINEAVELAKRYSGEEGHRFINGVLRRVSDALKI from the coding sequence ATGCAAGCCCGTCGAATTGCCCGTGAATTGGCTCTTTTGAGTATCAGCCAATTATCTAGTAACACTGAGAAGCTCCAAACGCAGCAGTTGCAGCAGTTATTGTTGGCAGCCGTGCGGACGTTGCTAACTGAAATTCAAGACACGTTGGAGACTGCATCGGCAGAGCTAGAACGGGGGAGCGATCGCCTGTTGAGTAGCGAGACGCGTGCCGTTGATGTGCGGAGTGCCAGAGCCATGGTTAAAGAATCGATCGACCTGGCTCAAACCGCAATCAATCGCTTAGGAACGGCGATCGAACTGCCTGAGTTGATTCAACTGGCAAATCAGCAGGAGGTGCGCGACTATGCCCTCGATCTGCTTACCTACATGCAAAACAACCGGGACGAGATTAATCGGGTGCTCAGCGAGAATATGGTGGAGTGGAAGCTGGAGCGACTCGCCCGGATTGACCAGGACATTTTGCGAATCGCGGTGACCGAGATTTTGTATCTGGGCACTCCCGATAAGGTTGCGATTAACGAAGCGGTCGAGCTAGCCAAACGCTATAGCGGTGAAGAAGGGCATCGATTTATCAATGGAGTTTTGCGGCGCGTCAGCGATGCCTTAAAAATCTAA
- a CDS encoding response regulator, translating to MSEIQVALIEDHDLTRVGMRTALQQQVGVKVVGEAANGTEGLHLLQTSAPDVAIVDIGLPDIDGIELTREFREFQSESEDSKTKILILTLNDSEDAVLAAFAAGADSYCMKDVSLDRLLEAIHVTNDGHSWIDPAIARLVLKQARQPVGEGKVKPTVAIDAVAPEYSQILETYPLTERELEVLELIVAGCSNATIAEKLYITVGTVKTHVRNILNKLCADDRTQAAVRALRSGLVG from the coding sequence ATGAGCGAAATTCAAGTTGCCCTCATTGAAGATCATGATCTAACTCGCGTTGGAATGCGAACCGCTCTACAGCAACAGGTTGGCGTAAAAGTCGTCGGTGAGGCTGCTAACGGCACAGAGGGCTTGCATTTGTTGCAGACATCTGCACCGGATGTAGCCATCGTCGATATCGGATTGCCTGATATTGATGGAATTGAGTTAACTCGCGAATTTAGAGAATTTCAATCTGAGTCAGAAGACTCTAAAACAAAAATCTTAATTTTGACCTTGAACGACAGTGAAGATGCGGTATTAGCAGCTTTTGCCGCTGGTGCTGATTCTTACTGCATGAAAGATGTTAGCCTCGATCGCCTGCTTGAAGCCATTCATGTTACCAATGATGGTCATAGCTGGATTGATCCGGCGATCGCCCGACTGGTTTTGAAGCAGGCTCGCCAACCTGTTGGCGAGGGAAAAGTCAAGCCAACTGTGGCGATTGATGCTGTTGCACCTGAATACAGTCAAATTTTAGAAACCTACCCGTTGACTGAACGGGAACTAGAGGTGCTAGAGTTAATCGTAGCAGGATGCAGCAACGCCACGATCGCTGAAAAACTCTACATCACCGTTGGGACTGTTAAAACCCACGTTCGCAACATCTTAAATAAGCTTTGTGCAGATGACCGCACACAAGCCGCAGTGCGTGCTCTGCGATCTGGATTGGTGGGCTAA